GGGCTTCACCCAGAAGTAGGAGTTGCCGTAGCCGTCCGGGACCGACTGACGTGCGATCTCGAGCAGCGACTCGTAGCCGGCGTTGGTGATGAACCCGAGGTTCTCCACCTTGCCCTCGAGCAGCTGGTTGGTCGCCACCGTGGTGCCGTGGCTGACCGCGGCGATCGCGTCGCCGTCGAGCTCGAGGATCCCCAGGACCTTGCTGATGCCGGCGAGGAAGCCGTCGGCGGGGTTGCTCGGCGTCGAGGGAGTCTTCGTGGTCACGGTCTTGCCCGTGGCCTGGTCGAACGCGACGACGTCGGTGAAGGTGCCGCCGGTGTCGATGCCGATCCGGATGTGGCCGTCCCCTGGTGCGGACGCTTCTGGCATGGGACCTCCTGTAGTGGGTGCCCCCTATTCGACCGTGAGGGCCGGCGAATACCTATGGCAAAGCTTGACGAAGAACGACTGGATCTCTGTGAGATCAGCCAAGAGTCGGGCGGTTCTCCCCCACCCTCGTGGCTGCCTCGAACGCGCGGGCGATCGCCAGCAGGCGCCGCTCGTCGTTGGGCCGGACGACGATCTGCAGGCCGACCGGCCAGCCCTCGGCGGTGAAGCCCGCGGGCACCGAGATCGCCGGGCAGCCCGTCACGGTGACGAAGTACGCCGAGCGCATCCAGTCGAGGTACGTCGCCTGCTCCTGGCCGTTGATGTCGGCCGGGTACTCCTGGTCGGCGGGGAACGGCGGCACCTGGCTCACCGGCAGCACGAGCGCGTCGTAGGTCTCGAAGAACCGCACCATCCGCTGCGCCAGCGCCGTGCGCTGGCGGTAGGCACGGGCGACGTCGCGGCCGGTGAGGTCCTCGCCCACGCGGATGTTGTCGGCGAGCGACGCCTTGAACTCACCCTCGTGGGCAGCGAGCAGCTCGCCGTACGACGCCTGGAAGTGCCACGCCCGCAGGGTGCGGAAGGTGTCCTCCGCCTCGCGCAGGTCGGGCGCCGCCGACTCCACGCTCGCTCCGAGCGACTCCAGCACCGCGCCCTGCGCCGTGACGATCTCAGCCACCTGGCGGTCGACCTCGAACGCCCCGTCGAGGTCGACCGACAGCGCGAACCGCATGCCGGCGAGCTCGACCTGGTCGACCCGGGCGAAGCTCTCGCCCGGGGTCTCGTGCCCGGCCGGGTTGCCCGCGACGGGTCCGGCGAGCACCGACAGCAACAGCGCGAGGTCCTCGACGTTGCGCGCCATCGGTCCCTGCACCGAGGTGGTCTCGAAGATGTTGGGGTTGGGCAGCTGCGGCACCCGCCCGAAGGACGGTCGCATCCCGACGACGTTGCAGAACGACGCCGGGTTGCGCAGCGAGCCGCCCATGTCGGACCCGTCGGCCAGCGGCACCATCCCGCTGGCGAGCGCGGCGGCCGAGCCGCCGCTGGACCCCCCGGCCGAGCGGCTGGCGTCCCACGGGTTCAGGGTCGTGCCGAAGATCCGGTTGAACGTGTGGGACCCGGCCGCGAACTCCGGCACGTTGCTCTTCGCGACGATGACCGCCCCCGCCTCGCGCACGCGCTGGACGACCAGCTCATCGTGCGCGGGACGGTGGTCGGCGAAGAGCACCGAGCCGAACGTCGTACGCCAGTCGGCCACCTCGTGGGTGTCCTTCACGGCGTACGGCAGTCCGTGCAGCGGCCCCAGCGGTGCCCCGCTCATGGTCCGGGCGTCCGCCTCGTCGGCAGCCGCCCGGGCCCGGTCGGGATCGATGCTGACCAGCGCGTTGACGTCTCCGTTGACCGCGTCGATCCGCTCGAGATGGAGCTCGAGCAGCTCGCGGGCGGAGATCCGCCGTGCCGCCACTGCGGCCGCCATCTCGCGGGCCGTGGAGAAGCAGGTGATGTCGCTGCTCATGCGCACCGCCGTCAGCGGCGGCGGGCAGCTGCGGCGCCCACCGCGACACCGAGGAGGGCGATGGCCGCACCAGCGACCAGTC
The nucleotide sequence above comes from Nocardioides massiliensis. Encoded proteins:
- a CDS encoding amidase, yielding MSSDITCFSTAREMAAAVAARRISARELLELHLERIDAVNGDVNALVSIDPDRARAAADEADARTMSGAPLGPLHGLPYAVKDTHEVADWRTTFGSVLFADHRPAHDELVVQRVREAGAVIVAKSNVPEFAAGSHTFNRIFGTTLNPWDASRSAGGSSGGSAAALASGMVPLADGSDMGGSLRNPASFCNVVGMRPSFGRVPQLPNPNIFETTSVQGPMARNVEDLALLLSVLAGPVAGNPAGHETPGESFARVDQVELAGMRFALSVDLDGAFEVDRQVAEIVTAQGAVLESLGASVESAAPDLREAEDTFRTLRAWHFQASYGELLAAHEGEFKASLADNIRVGEDLTGRDVARAYRQRTALAQRMVRFFETYDALVLPVSQVPPFPADQEYPADINGQEQATYLDWMRSAYFVTVTGCPAISVPAGFTAEGWPVGLQIVVRPNDERRLLAIARAFEAATRVGENRPTLG